In one Sphingomonas sanguinis genomic region, the following are encoded:
- a CDS encoding very short patch repair endonuclease encodes MPERLVRSALHARGHRFRLHARDLPGRPDIVFRGDRLAIFVHGCFWHRHPGCPHCRMPKSRVDFWKEKFAANVARDAAVATRLIADGWRVETIWECEARDATRLGAFVEDVTRLRDRSGEKPGDRDEGPP; translated from the coding sequence ATGCCCGAACGGCTCGTACGCTCAGCACTTCACGCTCGGGGTCATCGCTTCCGGCTACATGCGCGCGATCTGCCTGGCCGTCCCGACATCGTCTTTCGTGGCGATCGGCTCGCGATTTTTGTCCATGGCTGCTTTTGGCACCGCCACCCCGGCTGTCCGCATTGCCGGATGCCCAAGTCGCGCGTCGACTTCTGGAAGGAGAAATTTGCTGCGAACGTCGCGCGCGACGCTGCGGTCGCCACCCGCCTCATCGCCGACGGTTGGAGGGTCGAGACGATCTGGGAATGCGAGGCGCGCGACGCAACGCGACTCGGTGCCTTTGTCGAGGACGTTACGCGACTACGCGATCGCTCAGGTGAGAAGCCTGGCGATCGCGACGAAGGGCCGCCTTGA